A segment of the Lolium perenne isolate Kyuss_39 chromosome 3, Kyuss_2.0, whole genome shotgun sequence genome:
CCAGTAGATCCTGAATGGTTTGTTTATAGCTGCCCATACTGTACTTCTCTGTGCATCTCAGGCTTGCTTGCACAAATAAGTAGATCAATTTAATGTATACACTGGTCTTATTGTTTGTTATGGATGTTGTTTCAGGGGAACGGTTCGTTATGCTAGTGTCCATGCACATCTTGGGAGAACAGGTAGCAGGAGGGATGATTTAGAATCTCTAGCCTATACACTAGTCTTTCTTCTACGGGGACATCTACCTTGGCAAGGTTACCAGGTAAACTGTGGGACCTACCTTTCCAAGTTTTGTTGATTTTAGTTATCTATTCATGTAACTGGTAGCTCTTTTTGCGTGCAGGGTGAAAACAAGGGCTTTCTTGTTTGCAAAAAGAAAATGTCCACCTCTCCAGAGTCTATATGTACCTTCTGCCCTGAACCCTTCAAGGAGTTTTTGGATTATGTGGTCAACTTGAAGTTTGAAGAAGAACCCAACTATGCAAAGTGTATCTCCCTCTTTGATAGTATAGTGGGCCCAAATCCAGATATCAGGCCAATTAACACAGATGGTGCTCAGAAGGTACATTATTGTTTTGTAGTTTGCTACTTAAAACATCACTTGAGTTCTTCTAATCTCCCTTCCAACTTCTATACAGCTTATATACCAAGTTGGGCAAAAGAGAGGGCGCATATCGTCAGAAGAAGAGATAGATGAGcaaccaaagaaaaagagaaggttGGGAATGCCTGCAACACAGTGGATAAGTGTTTATAATGCAAGACGGTGTATGAAACAAAGGTACTATCTCTTATAAGGCCCAAGGAATTTCAATATTTGTTAACAATGTGATCTACCTTTTTTGTTGAGGCAAAATCATATATGCACTACAACATAACTGTTCTGGATGTTGCAGGTACCACTACAATGTTGCAGATTCAAGGCTTGCACCACACATTGAGAAAGGGTATGAAGATGGACTGTATATCAGTTGCATATCGTCTTGTCAAAATCTCTGGGCACTAATCATGGATGCTGGCACTGGGTTCTCGGCTCAAGTCTATGAACTTTCACCACATTTTCTAAACAAAGTGAGTAACCAGCAATCTGTTTCATTCATGGCCGACATCCTTTACAAAATAATCAATTAACCTTATGAGGCAAGGTTACATAGATGATCATTTTCGACATTCCCTATTTATATCTCATGGTTTCTGTTTTTTTGAAGGAATGGATTATGGACCAATGGGATAGGAACTACTATATAAGTGCACTTGCTGGAGCAAGCAATGGGAGTTCCCTGGTAGTGATGTCTAAAGGTAACAATAAGCTGGCAGTTTAAGAGCCCTTTCTGTCCTACAATAGAAATATTGACTATTTGGCATGTCTATCCAGGAACACCGTATACCCAGCAGTCGTACAAAGTGAGTGGAACTTTTCCCTTCAAATGGATAAACAAGAAATGGCGCGATGGTTTCTATGTGACTTCCATGGCAAGTGCTGGAAATAAATGGGCAGTTATTATGTCTCGTCACGCAGGATTTTCTAGACAGGTAGCATCCTTTCTACTTTAGTGGTGACCCAATCATTGCATTTACTTTGACACTACCAAGCTAAGTGTATCATTTTTATTTCTGCACTCCTTGTGTATGTCATGCATTTGTCTTCCAGGTTGTTGAACTGGACTTCTTGTACCCCAGTGAGGGGATCCATAAAAGGTGGGATGATGGTTATCGGATAACATCAACTGCTGCAACTTCGGACCAGACTGCATTGGTTTTAAGTGTACCAAGAAGGTGGCCTAGTGATGAAGCTCAAGAAACACTGAGAACATCTGCTTTCCCTAGTCATCATGTGAAGGTCCGTCTTCCTCACCTACTACGCCACTTACTGGTTATATGTGTGTTAGAATTTGATCTGACAAATTGTGCCCTTGTTCCCTTGCAGGAGAAATGGTCCAAGCATCTCTACCTTGCTTCAGTATGCTATGGGCGTACTGTATCGTAGAAGCCTTTTGCCCTGTGCGAAGCCATTTAATGTCGAGTTGGTCCCATCTTTGGGTCCAGTTCACAGTAGCAGCTTGTTTTTGCGGGCATGTTCTGAATGCGACCTAATGTGGGCCTGTGAAGATGTTTCTGCTTACTGTTCTTAATTCTAGAATAGTGTGTACAGTGGTAAATGTTTGTAGTCCGTGTTAGTCTTCAATGTAGCAGACTCTTAATTATAGTGTAAGGTGTCGTCAGATTTGAACACCTGATCGGTATGACTGAACTTCTGTGTGGTCGTGTTAGAGGAAATGACACTGGAACCGTATTTTTTCGGcagatttacgggttcgggttgAAAGTGGCCTAGAACAGAGACTGAACTCGCTGCCTGGTCTGAAAAACTTTTTTAGGGGCTCAAAAAATTTCACACTCGACCCCTACTAATACAGACTGAAGGGCGGTTTACGGGCTTAAAACTCAACGGATTTCTCTAGCGCTGCCGCCGATTTCTGACTGCTTTGCTAAAATTATGCATCATCGGTCAAACATCTTATCAGTTCGCTCCAATTTTAACCATATTTATGTCAATTTTCGGTGAATCGTGCTATCTAAATGGTGTCCTTATCAAGGAGATCGACGGAGCGATGAAATTCGCAGACCAAGCTACCGATCTATTCGCCGAAACGGCGGCTGGAGGCAGCTAGCAGGTGTGCGTGGCTCTGCGCATGGACGAGCTAGCAGTCTAGCACATGCGCGTGCCTGTGAGCGTGTATGAGCTGCTTATTAGCATATGCTTATGTGATTTACTGATTGCGCGTGGGCACGGACCAGATGCTTGTGCTTTGCTGTTTATGCCTGCTGctgatgttttgctacttcaacaGCGGCCGCGCGGGAGATCTAGGCAGCGGAGCAGATAATTCTCGTGAAGAAGATGACTACTTTTCGAATATTTCGTTTTTCAGTTTTAGTTTACAGGGTCTATTCTGCGCCAGCCGTTTTACGATCTGTAAACACGTTTTCGAAAAACTAAACCCGCGTTTTTCAATTGCACTTTTACAGGCTTTGCTAGAGATGCTCGAGCCTCAATAGGTTCCTTTGCTTCCAACTCGATCCTGTTGAGGTATAGCTTCGGTTTCTCGCTTGCACTTCTTTTAGCTTGCTGCTTCCTATCCATGGTCGCACCTTTACATACCATAGTCAAGAGTGTTGGGGAGGTAGATGATGTGGTAAGATAGGAAGCGTGGAGAGGTATCAGATTGGATCAAATAAAAAACATCCCTAAAACATGATCAaataaaaaaatgtaaaaatCACAATAAATGAATCTGCATTTAGCTACATAGATCCGAATAAATGTTCTACGGAGTATCCATATATACTCTGATTTTTTTTGAGACACAATACAAACACAGACGCTCACATATATGTGCTCACCCTTATGAACGCGCACACGTACACACACCCTATCcatatgagcacctccgaaagaTTGAGGCGATGGATCAAATCTTGAAACTGGTGAAGTCACCACATGCGTCTCGCTATCGCCGGAAACGTCACTCCCACTGAATAAATATtcggcctttatgagacacacacacATGTTAaactgggatttgaactctggtgggttgGGTACAACCACCCACCTAACCACCCAATCTTAGGTTGGTTCTCTATATACTCTGATCATTTGTGATGCCTTGTATGTGCTGACAGAGATTTGTTGGACATGAGCAATAGTGATCCCTTTtcagaaaaataattaaaaatcatatttttaagttttagaaaaatctgaaaataaatcatgATGTCGTTGGTTTTGTATCCCACAAACCTGTAAATTTTCAATTGAAAATAATGTGTATATTGGgctgcacaaaaataacaaatatgtggatctgagtatagtgattcaaatctCCAAAAAAATCAGACTTGTCATTTTGTGTAGCTCAAAAAACAAAACATTTGTAATTGGGATTTTATACATTAGTGAAACACATCATTACTACTTTTAGAATTTCGTTACATAATTTTTTAAATTATATAAATATAACTTTCAATTTTTTTAATATAatgagagcactggtgcccatgattCAAAAGGACTTTTTCGAGGAATGGAAGGTAGCCCTTAAGCACCCTGATACATCCCATGGCTCTGCACAAAAAATTATCTTGCATGTATTGCCTTCTGCCAGAGTTTTTAAGTAGATTTTGTCCAAATTTCGGGCATCACTTCATGTAGTTCCAGCCGAATTTTGCACACACAAAAAAGATCCAGCAGCCAAGGTGAACTTGAAGAGGAAACCAAGCCGCATATTCAGGGAACAAGTCCTGTAGCAGATCAGAATCACCAAGTTGCATACAAGCATGACAGGAGAAAGTGGTAAACGAGTACAAGGCAAGCTGCTGCCATGATCTGCAGGTTCAATGGGATGATCCTCCCGCCATCCTTGTCAAGGGGCTCACCGACTGAAGAGCAGGAGTAGAGGAACTCCGCCGAGACGACAGCTCCGGCGCCACCTTCTTGCAGATCGTCGTTGCTGTAAGCCGGTTTCCCAGCCATGCTCATGTAGAGCCCGCTGCTCCATGCCTGCATACACATGACGATTGTGATGATGCCAATGTGCACATGGCGAGTTTGCAAGCTGAGTTAAGTTTCAGCTCGTTGAAAGAGATTCACGCGTCACCTGTAGCTGGTCTCCGACGGTTACCACGAGGGCGCCGTTGAGAGGACGGAAGCTGGAGAATCCCCGCCGGGAGAAGACGTGGAACGTCGAGGCGCCGGGGCAGATGTGGAGAGTGAGATCCCGCGGGCAGCGCGAGCTCTTGATCAGCATCCGCATCACGTCGTCCTGGCTGATAGCGCTGCCGCTATCGCGCTGCTTGCCGTGGTGCGTGCGAATGCAGAGGAGCGAGGTGCCGATCCTGCAAGCTCCGGCCAGGGAATCGGTGGCGCCAACGCTGTCTCGCTGCAAGGCATCCATTGTAGGAGCTGCACCTTGCAgctccctcttcttcctcctgtcTCTCAATCTAACTTGTATCTCACACAGATTAACACAACACTaggacacacgcacacacacacactcagccaaaggaggaagaacaccatGTCGATCTCGGCTGCGGTTCGCTTGAACTGGGTTAACAGATCGTCTGCTCTGTTCCTGGACACAGAAAGATCAGGGGTTAAAAGCATCATGCACTGCACCGCATGCTATCCAATGGTGAATTTGTGTCGGCCAAATTTGTACTATACACCATAATTTGATTATGTTTCTTCAAGTCCAATCGAATTGGCAAGTTCATACCTGCACTTCTCTCCGTCGCTCGGTGACCACCGCAGCTCCTCGCCGTCTTGGGGATCTTCGCCACCGGCCTCCTCCTCGCCCAGCGCTGGCGATCCTCTTGCGGCTGCAGCACTTGTCGTTGCTGCTGAGACCAAGCACACATCGACCCCATGGCCAACCACCTGGAAGCAGCCAAACGCGACGGCCGCCGACCTCAGCGCCTCCACCACGGGCCCGCGGGCCTCCAGCAGACGCACGTCGATGACCGGAGGGGCCCACGccaccttgttcttcttcttccgcgGGATAGCCCTCTCCGGCAGACGCAGCACCGGAACTCTGGCGGAGGAGCGCAAGAACTGACTGACCTCGTCATCGCC
Coding sequences within it:
- the LOC127343815 gene encoding uncharacterized protein, with amino-acid sequence MAAASFVTYLEKPRELRVLEFRAPPPSPVTGVLTNSSSGSSEHGDDEVSQFLRSSARVPVLRLPERAIPRKKKNKVAWAPPVIDVRLLEARGPVVEALRSAAVAFGCFQVVGHGVDVCLVSAATTSAAAARGSPALGEEEAGGEDPQDGEELRWSPSDGEKCRNRADDLLTQFKRTAAEIMDALQRDSVGATDSLAGACRIGTSLLCIRTHHGKQRDSGSAISQDDVMRMLIKSSRCPRDLTLHICPGASTFHVFSRRGFSSFRPLNGALVVTVGDQLQAWSSGLYMSMAGKPAYSNDDLQEGGAGAVVSAEFLYSCSSVGEPLDKDGGRIIPLNLQIMAAACLVLVYHFLLSCLYATW